Proteins from one Setaria italica strain Yugu1 chromosome V, Setaria_italica_v2.0, whole genome shotgun sequence genomic window:
- the LOC101767739 gene encoding TPR repeat-containing thioredoxin TTL1 yields MSEADRVRLRAAALALQDDGVRDKPDAKANVFADLGSPVSPLRPRASVATSSSSSSGSAKSPVPSNAGMAGGRRHSGELMAECNPPRMTGHRRCGSGPLIFSGGSSGGSGGGGGDRGSTASSPMLNALPAGNICSSGRVPAAAAAPPPPRSRPDVLGSGTGHYGHGSIMRGAGMAPARSSIDAPSFLGHSSRSPASSPASGGGGSLQEVTRLGNEWYKKGKYAEALRYYERAVSLCPESAACRGNRAAALIGLGRLADALRECEEAVRLDPASGRAHSRLAGVCLRLGMIDKARRNFTQAGHLQQSDPAEWQKLQEVEMHLGRSTDARKIGDWKSALREADAAIASGADSSQLLLALRSEALLRLHKLDEAESTLASLLKLDGTLPSSLTAAKLSGMLAESYVHIVRAQVDMALGRFDTAVAAAEKARDLDPGNAEVGMILNNVRLVAKARAQGNDLFKVGKFSDASIAYGEGLKYDPSNSVLHCNRAACWSKLEKWEKAVDDCNEALRIQPNYTKALLRRAASYAKLERWADCVRDYEVLRKELPSDKEVAEALFHAQIALKATRGEDVSNMKFGGEVEIVTNVEQLHAAIGSPGVSVVYFMSAMNQQCTQITPSVNTLCTECPSVNFLKVNVDSSPLVAKAENVRIVPTFKIYKDGMKVKEMICPTLHVLRYTVRHYSVSSS; encoded by the exons ATGTCGGAGGCCGACCGGGTACGCctccgcgcggcggcgctggcgctgcaGGACGATGGGGTAAGGGACAAGCCAGACGCCAAGGCGAACGTCTTCGCGGATCTTGGCTCGCCGGTGTCGCCGCTCCGACCGCGGGCGAGCGTGGcgacgtcgtcgtcctcgtcgtccggGTCGGCCAAGTCGCCGGTGCCGTCGAATGCTGGGATGGCGGGTGGGAGGAGGCACTCCGGCGAGCTGATGGCGGAGTGCAACCCGCCACGGATGACGGGGCACCGGCGGTGCGGATCTGGGCCGTTGATATtctccggcggcagcagcgggggaagcggcggcggcggcggggaccgtGGGAGCACGGCGAGCTCGCCGATGCTGAATGCGCTCCCCGCCGGGAACATCTGTTCGTCCGGGCgcgtcccggcggcggcggcggcgccgcctccgccgcgctccCGTCCGGACGTGCTCGGATCCGGCACCGGCCACTACGGCCACGGGAGCATCATGCGCGGCGCGGGCATGGCCCCCGCCAGGAGCAGCATTGATGCCCCTTCGTTCCTCGGGCACTCCTCGaggtcgccggcgagctccccggcaagcggcggcggcgggagcctcCAGGAGGTGACCCGCTTGGGGAACGAGTGGTACAAGAAGGGCAAGTACGCGGAGGCGCTCCGCTACTACGAGCGCGCCGTGTCGCTTTGCCCCGAGAGCGCCGCGTGTCGCGGCAACCGAGCCGCCGCGCTCATAGGACTTGGCCGGCTCGCCGACGCGCTCCGCGAATGCGAGGAGGCCGTCCGGCTCGACCCGGCCAGCGGTCGCGCCCAcagccgcctcgccggcgtctGCCTGCG GTTGGGGATGATTGATAAGGCCCGGAGGAACTTCACCCAGGCAGGTCATCTTCAGCAGTCTGATCCCGCTGAGTGGCAGaagctgcaggaggtggagaTGCATCTGGGAAGAAGCACTGATGCACGGAAAATTGGGGATTGGAAGAGTGCACTGAGGGAAGCTGATGCTGCCATTGCCTCTGGCGCTGACTCCTCTCAGTTG CTTCTTGCCTTGAGATCAGAAGCACTCCTCCGACTTCACAAGCTGGATGAGGCTGAGTCGACTCTTGCAAGTTTGCTGAAATTGGATGGCACATTGCCCTCATCATTGACAGCAGCGAAACTCTCAGGCATGCTCGCTGAGTCCTATGTACATATTGTCCGAGCCCAAGTTGACATGGCTTTGGGGAG GTTTGATACTGCTGTTGCTGCAGCTGAAAAGGCTAGAGATCTTGATCCTGGGAATGCAGAAGTGGGGATGATTCTGAATAATGTGAGACTAGTTGCAAAAGCCCGAGCCCAAGGAAATGATCTCTTTAAGGTTGGCAAGTTTTCAGATGCATCAATAGCCTATGGTGAAGGGCTCAAGTATGATCCCTCAAATTCAGTGCTTCACTGCAATCGAGCTGCTTGCTGGTCAAAGCTAGAAAAGTGGGAGAAAGCTGTTGACGACTGCAATGAGGCTCTAAGAATACAACCAAATTATACAAAGGCTCTCTTAAGGAGGGCTGCGTCCTACGCTAAG CTTGAGCGTTGGGCTGATTGCGTGCGGGATTATGAGGTGCTTCGGAAAGAGCTTCCTAGCGATAAGGAGGTTGCAGAAGCTCTGTTCCATGCCCAAATTGCTTTGAAGGCGACTCGTGGTGAGGATGTGTCAAATATGAAGTTTGGAGGAGAGGTAGAGATAGTAACCAATGTAGAGCAACTCCATGCTGCCATAGGCTCACCAG GGGTATCTGTTGTCTACTTCATGTCGGCAATGAACCAGCAATGCACACAAATCACACCTTCGGTGAACACTCTCTGCACTGAATGCCCCTCAGTAAATTTTCTGAAG GTAAATGTCGACAGCAGCCCTCTGGTGGCAAAGGCAGAGAACGTGCGGATTGTCCCGACATTCAAGATATACAAAGACGGGATGAAAGTGAAGGAGATGATCTGCCCGACTTTACATGTTCTGCGCTACACCGTGCGTCACTATTCTGTATCCAGTTCTTGA